A genomic region of Gemmata massiliana contains the following coding sequences:
- a CDS encoding alpha/beta hydrolase, whose product MGNSVRRKWVRRMFVFAACAVVFWLVASFAVASRLTRRARPLAPEPLPTVPWGNAEALTLHTSDGQTLGAWFFSGRSDRPVVVLLHGNGGSRTACLPQAELLAAAGYPVLAVTLRAHGDSTGDHNDIGYSARHDVIAAVDWLNATRPHARVVVWGQSLGSAAALFAARDFGTRVCGYALKCPYRDLRTAVWNRLHSRLPPVLDHVAYAGLRITAPIVLPDFDHIAPVEAAASAPRETRALVLAGGRDSRATPNEAREIAAQLGSRAELVVIAEGDHLQLFEAAPDQYRSVTLGFLGKCNSP is encoded by the coding sequence GTGGGGAATTCGGTCCGGCGCAAGTGGGTTCGGCGCATGTTCGTTTTTGCTGCGTGCGCGGTCGTGTTCTGGCTCGTGGCTTCGTTCGCGGTCGCTTCCCGATTAACTCGACGCGCTCGCCCACTCGCCCCGGAACCGCTACCCACGGTACCCTGGGGTAATGCCGAAGCGCTCACGCTCCACACCTCCGATGGCCAGACGCTCGGCGCGTGGTTCTTTTCCGGTCGGTCTGATCGGCCCGTCGTTGTCCTCCTTCACGGTAACGGCGGAAGTCGAACGGCGTGCCTGCCCCAAGCGGAGTTGCTCGCCGCGGCCGGGTACCCGGTACTGGCCGTCACCCTTCGGGCGCACGGCGATTCGACCGGCGACCACAACGACATCGGGTACTCCGCGCGACACGACGTGATCGCCGCGGTCGACTGGCTCAACGCGACTCGCCCCCACGCACGGGTCGTGGTTTGGGGCCAATCGCTGGGTTCGGCCGCAGCCCTGTTCGCCGCACGCGATTTCGGAACGCGGGTGTGCGGGTACGCTCTCAAATGCCCCTATCGCGACTTGCGCACCGCCGTCTGGAACCGGCTCCATTCGCGCTTACCACCGGTTCTCGATCACGTCGCGTATGCCGGGCTGCGAATCACGGCGCCGATCGTGTTGCCCGATTTCGACCACATCGCGCCGGTCGAAGCCGCGGCGAGTGCTCCGCGAGAAACTCGCGCGCTTGTGCTGGCCGGCGGCAGAGATTCCCGGGCCACGCCGAACGAGGCGCGTGAAATTGCGGCCCAACTCGGTTCGCGTGCGGAACTCGTCGTAATTGCGGAGGGCGATCACCTGCAACTCTTCGAGGCAGCCCCCGACCAATACCGGTCTGTGACTCTCGGCTTCCTGGGGAAGTGCAACTCGCCGTGA
- a CDS encoding DUF3455 domain-containing protein, with protein MIPLLRAAVVLGLIAIPAPTRGADVEIPKDIAVPAGYKDVLTVKAKGVQIYKSVADKDGKLAWVLDGPLAELTDAKGTRVGCHFEGPSWEAADGSRLVRDEAEKPRSVSKGNADIPWLLIRVKSDDPKPGALTKVVYVQRIETSGGKAPAEAPKRTGTKIGVPYEAKYVFFAPTEK; from the coding sequence ATGATTCCGTTACTGCGTGCCGCGGTGGTACTCGGCTTGATCGCAATCCCCGCCCCCACAAGGGGAGCCGATGTCGAAATTCCCAAAGACATCGCCGTCCCCGCGGGGTACAAGGACGTCCTCACGGTCAAGGCGAAGGGCGTTCAGATTTACAAATCGGTCGCCGACAAGGACGGCAAACTGGCGTGGGTTCTGGACGGCCCGCTCGCGGAACTGACCGACGCGAAGGGCACGCGCGTCGGGTGTCACTTCGAGGGACCGTCGTGGGAAGCAGCGGACGGGAGCCGGCTCGTGCGCGACGAGGCCGAAAAGCCGAGGTCGGTCTCGAAAGGCAATGCCGATATCCCCTGGCTCCTCATTCGCGTGAAGTCGGATGATCCCAAACCCGGTGCGCTCACCAAAGTGGTCTACGTTCAGCGGATCGAAACGAGCGGCGGAAAAGCCCCCGCGGAAGCGCCGAAGCGCACGGGCACAAAGATCGGGGTGCCTTACGAAGCGAAGTACGTGTTCTTCGCGCCAACCGAGAAATAG
- a CDS encoding ankyrin repeat domain-containing protein encodes MPDPVDRRTFATAFAASVVLGSEALSADAPAVAPMPHGKPTEAPFERDYPKPGFNPSWRRPQINRLLIQDFVVYAHTDAAMVSKLLDKEPALVNSFMDWGGGDWESGLGAAAHMGNRAMAELLLERGARIDIFCATMMGQLDAVKAFLTLQPKLIDAKGPHGFSLHFHAQLAGKDADKMVEYLQSIKKIDLPPNPFLRKPGDKKDPPKKS; translated from the coding sequence ATGCCCGACCCTGTCGATCGTCGCACGTTCGCGACCGCGTTCGCCGCGAGTGTCGTTCTCGGAAGTGAAGCACTCAGCGCCGACGCACCGGCCGTTGCTCCGATGCCGCACGGCAAGCCCACTGAAGCGCCGTTCGAGCGCGATTACCCCAAACCGGGCTTCAATCCGAGTTGGCGCCGGCCGCAAATCAACCGGCTGCTCATTCAGGACTTCGTCGTTTACGCGCACACGGACGCGGCGATGGTGTCGAAGCTCCTCGACAAGGAACCGGCCCTCGTCAACTCGTTCATGGATTGGGGCGGCGGGGACTGGGAGAGCGGCCTCGGTGCCGCGGCCCACATGGGCAACCGCGCGATGGCCGAACTGCTCCTGGAGCGCGGCGCCCGTATCGACATCTTCTGCGCCACAATGATGGGGCAACTCGACGCGGTCAAAGCGTTCCTCACGCTTCAGCCCAAGCTCATCGACGCGAAGGGGCCGCACGGATTCAGCCTGCACTTCCACGCGCAGTTGGCCGGCAAGGACGCAGACAAGATGGTCGAGTACCTGCAATCGATCAAGAAGATCGACCTCCCGCCGAACCCGTTTCTCCGAAAGCCCGGCGACAAGAAAGACCCGCCGAAGAAGTCGTAA
- a CDS encoding DUF1559 family PulG-like putative transporter — protein MSVRLRRFRSAFTLIELLVVIAIIAILIGLLLPAVQKVREAAARMSCQNNLKQISLAAHSYDSANGYLPPGINMSTFVGTLAYLLPYIEQDNVYTQIPTNEFILPPGAAGGAWWGSAYGPAQVRIKTFLCPSDTADVAPSTGVMAYYYTTPGSLAYAWFDPTTPLGRTNYAASSGALGATGDSFWDQWKGPYTQNSKTTIVGISDGTSNTIAFGETLGGTAPGTRDFVSSWMGGSNLPTAWAIPTTSSLTNYSSNHSGIVCFGMCDGSVRTIRKFSGASTDWYSDSWYTFQRMAGMQDGQSTDYSSISN, from the coding sequence ATGTCGGTTCGGCTGCGCCGTTTTCGCTCGGCATTCACGCTCATTGAATTGCTGGTGGTGATCGCCATTATCGCCATCCTGATCGGGCTCCTGCTGCCCGCGGTCCAGAAGGTGCGCGAGGCCGCCGCGCGCATGAGCTGCCAGAACAACCTCAAGCAGATCAGCCTCGCCGCCCACAGTTACGACAGCGCCAACGGGTACCTGCCCCCGGGCATCAACATGAGCACCTTCGTGGGAACGCTCGCGTACCTGCTGCCGTACATCGAGCAGGACAACGTGTACACTCAGATCCCGACCAACGAGTTCATCCTCCCGCCCGGCGCGGCCGGCGGCGCGTGGTGGGGCTCGGCCTACGGCCCGGCCCAGGTCCGGATCAAGACGTTCCTCTGCCCGTCGGACACGGCCGACGTCGCGCCCTCGACCGGGGTGATGGCGTACTACTACACCACCCCCGGCTCGCTCGCGTATGCGTGGTTCGATCCGACCACGCCCCTGGGCCGCACGAACTACGCGGCCAGCTCGGGCGCCCTCGGCGCGACCGGCGACAGCTTCTGGGACCAGTGGAAGGGGCCGTACACGCAGAACTCCAAGACCACCATCGTCGGGATCTCGGACGGGACGAGCAACACGATCGCGTTCGGCGAGACCCTCGGCGGCACCGCGCCCGGCACCCGCGACTTCGTCTCGAGCTGGATGGGCGGGTCCAACCTCCCGACGGCGTGGGCGATCCCGACCACCAGCTCGCTCACCAACTACTCGAGCAACCACTCCGGGATCGTGTGCTTCGGGATGTGCGACGGGTCCGTCCGCACGATCCGCAAGTTCTCCGGTGCCAGCACCGACTGGTACAGCGACAGTTGGTACACGTTCCAGCGCATGGCCGGGATGCAGGACGGCCAGAGCACGGATTACTCCAGCATCAGTAACTAG
- a CDS encoding DUF1501 domain-containing protein: MLRVLGNPKRLCTGVTRRDLITAGAALGLNLPAFLRAEARKAPPTGAGAATGHDKHFGRAKACILLFLYGSPSQIELADQKPDAPVEVRGELKSIRSTLPGCDVCELLPHTSRVMHNVTVVRSVTHPYPIHGVAYATTSIPEIDVSMELAPHDSKHWPFIGSTVAHLEQRRNPASTKRAVPDNIALPFPFSSQRTGEVQRAGPYPAFLGNQFHPHYTSFHGKATAKITKTLTDRTIEFDEPYAGISPDSYFALGGEPVADLTLDRMNTRKSLLDQMEDARRARDGAGSRDHFREMAYSLISSNAVRHALDVRRESAKTRESYGHMLFGQSCLAARRLVEAGSKFVTVFWDEFGLAGSGWDTHWEHYPRMRNELMPGFDRGFSGLISDLDQRGMLDDTLVMVLSEHGRTPKLSSAKGAGRDHWSQAYSVLLAGGGIARGKVVGKTDKIGGTVADRPVSPKDLLATAYHLLGYDLETTIADKTNRPVSIVPTGQVLRDVLA, encoded by the coding sequence ATGTTGCGCGTTCTCGGAAACCCGAAGCGGCTTTGCACCGGTGTCACCCGGCGCGACCTCATCACTGCCGGCGCCGCTCTGGGGCTGAATTTGCCCGCGTTCCTGCGCGCCGAAGCCCGAAAAGCTCCGCCCACCGGAGCGGGTGCCGCAACGGGGCACGACAAGCACTTCGGCCGCGCGAAGGCGTGCATCCTGCTGTTCCTCTACGGGTCACCGAGCCAGATCGAACTCGCGGACCAGAAACCGGATGCGCCCGTGGAGGTGCGCGGGGAACTCAAGTCGATCCGCTCCACCCTGCCGGGGTGCGACGTGTGCGAACTGCTCCCGCACACCAGCCGCGTGATGCACAACGTCACCGTGGTGCGCTCGGTGACGCACCCGTACCCGATCCACGGCGTCGCCTACGCGACCACGTCGATTCCCGAGATCGATGTGTCAATGGAACTGGCGCCCCACGACAGCAAGCACTGGCCGTTCATCGGGTCGACGGTCGCGCACCTCGAACAGCGCCGGAACCCCGCGAGCACGAAGAGGGCGGTGCCGGACAACATCGCGCTGCCGTTCCCGTTCAGCAGCCAGCGCACGGGCGAGGTCCAGCGCGCGGGACCGTACCCCGCGTTCCTCGGGAACCAGTTCCACCCGCACTACACCAGTTTCCACGGGAAGGCGACGGCGAAGATCACCAAGACGCTGACCGACCGTACCATCGAGTTCGACGAACCCTATGCGGGAATTTCGCCGGACTCGTACTTCGCGCTCGGCGGAGAACCGGTCGCCGACCTCACGCTCGACCGGATGAACACGCGGAAGTCACTGCTCGACCAGATGGAGGACGCGCGCCGGGCGCGCGACGGGGCCGGCTCCCGGGACCATTTCCGTGAGATGGCCTACTCGCTCATCAGCTCGAACGCGGTGCGCCACGCCCTGGACGTGCGCCGCGAGTCCGCGAAGACGCGCGAGAGCTACGGACACATGCTGTTCGGCCAGAGCTGCCTCGCCGCGCGCCGATTGGTGGAAGCCGGGAGCAAGTTCGTGACGGTGTTCTGGGACGAGTTCGGGCTGGCCGGGTCGGGCTGGGACACGCACTGGGAGCACTACCCGCGCATGCGGAACGAGCTGATGCCCGGGTTCGACCGCGGGTTCTCCGGGCTGATTAGCGACCTCGACCAGCGCGGGATGCTCGATGACACGCTCGTAATGGTGCTGAGCGAGCACGGGCGCACGCCGAAACTGAGCAGCGCGAAGGGCGCGGGGCGCGACCACTGGTCGCAGGCGTACTCGGTGCTGCTCGCGGGCGGCGGGATCGCACGCGGAAAGGTCGTCGGCAAGACCGACAAGATCGGCGGGACCGTGGCGGACCGCCCGGTGTCGCCGAAAGATCTGCTCGCGACCGCGTACCACCTCCTGGGCTACGACCTCGAAACGACGATCGCCGACAAGACCAACCGGCCGGTGTCGATCGTCCCCACGGGGCAAGTCCTGCGCGACGTGCTGGCGTGA
- a CDS encoding PQQ-dependent sugar dehydrogenase produces MKRYLSLAALLIAAPVSAAELPKPLATGLVNPESVVVGPDGKIYVTVVGEFDKDGDGAVVTIENGKVVPFVKDLDDPKGIALFQNWLFVTDKTKVLRINRQSGKSDVFAAAKAFPAEPKYLNDVVVDPENGLVYVSDSGAKGSGGAVYRINQKGGVSLVVDEKKLPGLKTPNGLTMDGSSHLILADAGAGTLHRIKLLDGSNEKIADELPDADGLTWDYYGRLFVSCHQAGKLFVIPRPGDKPVLVAEGLKSAADTCLDATGKLILVPDMKGGTLSAVLAQVPGAPVDESPLPLKTDVAFPDLKWTGWNPETASGRPNPLRPLVLTHAGDSSNRVFVGTQHGVIHVFPNDQKATETKVFLDIQDRVKYNDNTNEEGFLGMAFHPKFKTNGEVFVFYTPKKENKVNVVSRFRLSKTDPTKLDPDSEEQIIRFENKLFWNHDGGTVLFGPDGYLYVIHGDGGAANDPQENGQNLGVLYGKILRLDVDNKADGKNYAIPKDNPFVDKKGARPEIWAYGIRNIWRMSFDRKTGKLWAGEVGQNLYEEINIIEKGGNYGWNIRESLHPFGAKGVGPRKDLIDPIWEYHHNMGKSITGGGVYRGKALPELEGHYLYADYVTSKIWALKYDETAKRVTANRTIKDPEKPVLSFGEDEQGEMYFLIVAANGKGIYRFVK; encoded by the coding sequence ATGAAGCGCTACCTCTCTCTGGCCGCGCTGCTGATCGCTGCGCCGGTGTCGGCCGCGGAGCTACCCAAGCCCCTCGCTACGGGGCTGGTGAATCCCGAGTCGGTCGTCGTCGGACCGGACGGCAAGATTTACGTCACCGTGGTCGGTGAGTTCGATAAGGACGGCGACGGGGCCGTTGTCACGATCGAGAACGGGAAAGTGGTCCCGTTCGTGAAAGATCTCGACGATCCCAAAGGCATCGCGCTGTTCCAAAACTGGCTGTTCGTGACCGACAAAACGAAGGTGCTGCGCATCAACCGCCAGAGCGGTAAGTCGGACGTGTTCGCCGCCGCGAAAGCGTTCCCGGCCGAACCGAAGTACCTGAACGACGTCGTCGTGGACCCGGAAAACGGCCTGGTTTACGTGAGCGACTCCGGCGCGAAGGGGAGCGGCGGGGCCGTGTACCGCATCAACCAGAAGGGCGGCGTCTCGCTCGTCGTGGACGAGAAGAAGTTGCCCGGGCTGAAAACCCCCAACGGCCTCACGATGGACGGCTCCTCGCATCTGATCCTCGCGGACGCGGGGGCGGGCACGCTGCACCGCATCAAACTCCTCGACGGCAGCAACGAGAAGATCGCCGACGAATTGCCCGACGCCGACGGCCTCACCTGGGACTACTACGGCCGGCTGTTCGTTTCGTGCCACCAGGCGGGCAAGCTGTTCGTCATCCCGCGCCCGGGGGACAAGCCGGTGCTCGTGGCCGAGGGCTTGAAGTCGGCCGCGGACACGTGTTTGGACGCGACCGGCAAGCTCATCCTCGTGCCCGATATGAAGGGCGGTACGCTGAGCGCGGTTCTCGCGCAGGTGCCCGGAGCACCTGTCGATGAGAGCCCGCTCCCGCTGAAGACGGACGTCGCGTTCCCGGACCTCAAGTGGACCGGGTGGAACCCGGAAACGGCCTCGGGCCGGCCGAACCCGCTCCGGCCGCTCGTGCTCACGCACGCCGGCGACAGCAGCAACCGCGTGTTCGTCGGCACGCAGCACGGCGTGATCCACGTGTTCCCCAACGACCAGAAGGCCACCGAGACGAAGGTGTTCCTCGATATCCAGGACCGCGTGAAGTACAACGACAACACCAACGAGGAGGGGTTCCTCGGCATGGCGTTCCACCCGAAGTTCAAGACCAACGGCGAGGTGTTCGTCTTCTACACGCCGAAGAAGGAGAACAAGGTCAACGTCGTGTCGCGGTTCCGGCTCAGCAAGACCGACCCGACGAAGCTCGACCCGGATTCCGAGGAGCAGATCATCCGGTTCGAGAACAAGCTGTTCTGGAACCACGACGGCGGCACCGTCCTCTTCGGGCCGGACGGGTACCTGTACGTGATCCACGGCGACGGCGGCGCGGCCAACGACCCGCAGGAGAACGGGCAGAACCTCGGCGTGCTCTACGGGAAGATCCTGCGCCTCGACGTCGACAACAAGGCCGACGGCAAGAACTACGCGATCCCGAAGGACAACCCGTTCGTGGACAAGAAGGGCGCGCGGCCCGAGATCTGGGCTTACGGCATCCGCAACATCTGGCGCATGAGCTTCGACCGGAAGACGGGTAAGCTCTGGGCCGGTGAAGTGGGCCAGAACCTGTACGAAGAGATCAACATCATCGAGAAGGGCGGCAACTACGGCTGGAACATCCGCGAATCGCTCCACCCGTTCGGCGCGAAGGGCGTCGGCCCGCGGAAGGATCTCATCGACCCGATCTGGGAGTACCACCACAACATGGGCAAGTCGATTACGGGTGGTGGGGTGTACCGCGGGAAGGCGCTCCCGGAACTGGAGGGGCACTACCTGTACGCGGACTACGTCACGTCCAAGATCTGGGCGCTGAAGTACGACGAAACCGCGAAGCGCGTGACCGCGAACCGAACGATCAAAGACCCGGAAAAGCCGGTGCTCTCGTTCGGTGAAGACGAGCAGGGCGAGATGTACTTCCTCATCGTTGCGGCCAACGGTAAGGGGATCTACCGCTTCGTGAAGTAA
- a CDS encoding ankyrin repeat domain-containing protein yields MFTITISGPVVVTDDATEEPITDAKRLGTFDGLHSGKETCAKYHHGDIADLELKGGRVTLVFDAAAKKLRVVSEFISARKLAKDELHGLIEDTQGQWSDGIGEGCFDTVMDKRKVFIDLSPDSGGKVKATQVDDGKPAPKKSAAKASVAELVKAAIAGDLDKVKGLVATKAKLDGRGQYGYTPLIAAIVSDKLDVALYLIAQGANVNLADKEKSDPLKYAAIRSGWVMSHQNVKLAEALLDKGAAVDSRDADGFTPLLWAANRAAVKLVSLLLARGADVNAKTTQKYNSGRNALMLSKNVETVRLLLAAGADPKAVEESGMRTWEFHTGAAAKLLKERAGEK; encoded by the coding sequence ATGTTCACCATTACAATTAGCGGCCCGGTCGTAGTCACCGACGACGCGACCGAGGAGCCGATCACCGACGCCAAGCGGCTCGGCACGTTCGACGGGCTTCACTCCGGCAAAGAAACGTGCGCCAAGTACCACCACGGCGACATCGCGGACCTGGAACTGAAGGGCGGACGGGTGACGCTCGTGTTTGACGCCGCAGCGAAGAAACTGCGCGTCGTGTCCGAATTCATCAGCGCGCGCAAACTCGCCAAAGACGAACTCCATGGGCTGATCGAAGACACGCAGGGCCAGTGGAGCGACGGCATCGGTGAGGGCTGTTTCGACACGGTCATGGACAAGCGCAAGGTGTTCATCGACCTGTCGCCAGACAGCGGCGGGAAGGTCAAGGCCACGCAGGTCGACGACGGCAAACCTGCTCCAAAGAAATCTGCGGCCAAGGCGTCGGTCGCCGAACTGGTGAAAGCCGCGATTGCCGGCGACCTGGACAAAGTGAAGGGCCTCGTCGCGACGAAGGCGAAACTCGACGGGCGCGGACAGTACGGCTATACGCCACTCATCGCGGCCATTGTGAGTGACAAACTGGACGTCGCGCTTTACCTGATTGCGCAGGGCGCGAACGTGAATCTGGCCGACAAGGAAAAGAGCGATCCACTGAAGTACGCCGCGATTCGGTCGGGGTGGGTCATGTCGCACCAGAACGTGAAACTGGCCGAAGCTCTACTCGATAAAGGCGCCGCGGTTGATTCGCGCGACGCGGACGGATTCACTCCGCTCCTGTGGGCCGCGAACCGCGCGGCCGTGAAGCTCGTCTCGCTGCTACTCGCCCGCGGGGCAGACGTGAATGCGAAGACGACTCAGAAGTACAACTCCGGGCGCAACGCTCTCATGCTCTCCAAAAACGTGGAGACGGTGCGTCTGTTGCTCGCCGCGGGCGCGGACCCGAAAGCGGTCGAGGAGAGCGGGATGCGCACGTGGGAGTTCCACACCGGCGCGGCCGCGAAGTTGCTCAAGGAACGCGCGGGGGAGAAGTGA
- a CDS encoding PEP-CTERM sorting domain-containing protein (PEP-CTERM proteins occur, often in large numbers, in the proteomes of bacteria that also encode an exosortase, a predicted intramembrane cysteine proteinase. The presence of a PEP-CTERM domain at a protein's C-terminus predicts cleavage within the sorting domain, followed by covalent anchoring to some some component of the (usually Gram-negative) cell surface. Many PEP-CTERM proteins exhibit an unusual sequence composition that includes large numbers of potential glycosylation sites. Expression of one such protein has been shown restore the ability of a bacterium to form floc, a type of biofilm.), giving the protein MFRQLVLCLGVLLGLAGSAQAGFVTSLDDVDVWVGTGSNRAAFVVDWKTASGTSSFIWGYRWDGTATAEDMLRAITGSNTGLYANLGDFGTGLGFALFGIGFDANHNGMFGVSPTLTFTNGIASADRDGGLADGRSPTDPGDLYREGWWTGYWSYWVKDPGNDWGYSGTGMSGRILKDGSWDGWSFADGFDASPPSPASNPTAVSTPEPSSWVLLVTGAGTLVIYARRQRVVALA; this is encoded by the coding sequence GTGTTCAGGCAATTGGTTCTTTGTCTCGGCGTGTTGTTGGGGCTGGCGGGCAGCGCACAGGCCGGGTTCGTTACATCCCTCGATGACGTCGACGTGTGGGTGGGGACGGGGAGCAACCGCGCCGCGTTCGTGGTGGACTGGAAGACCGCGTCCGGAACCTCGTCGTTCATCTGGGGGTACCGGTGGGACGGCACGGCGACCGCGGAGGACATGCTCCGGGCGATCACCGGGTCCAACACCGGACTTTACGCCAATCTCGGGGATTTTGGGACGGGCCTGGGGTTCGCGCTGTTCGGGATCGGGTTCGACGCGAACCACAACGGCATGTTCGGCGTGTCGCCGACGCTCACGTTCACGAACGGGATCGCGTCCGCGGACCGGGACGGCGGGCTGGCCGATGGTCGGTCGCCGACCGACCCGGGCGACCTCTACCGCGAAGGGTGGTGGACCGGGTACTGGAGCTACTGGGTCAAAGACCCCGGTAACGATTGGGGGTACAGCGGTACGGGGATGTCCGGTCGCATCCTGAAGGACGGTTCGTGGGACGGGTGGAGTTTCGCGGACGGGTTCGACGCCAGCCCGCCCTCGCCCGCATCGAACCCGACCGCCGTATCGACCCCGGAACCGAGTAGCTGGGTGCTGCTCGTGACCGGTGCCGGTACGCTCGTCATTTACGCGCGACGCCAGCGAGTTGTGGCACTGGCGTAA
- a CDS encoding formylglycine-generating enzyme family protein has protein sequence MGSKSVRRAAKPEPLPAPKPRPSRRTFILSALAMGGFGVAYGITKKTQTPKSPAPIDAVPPPGARDSVGMKWIPGGEFTMGSADSALPRNERSAHKVKLTGYWIDETEVTNSAFRTFVEATGYVTTAEKKPDWEEMKKFVPPGTPKPPDDQLVAGSLVFKQPAQAVPLNDVSRWWAYVPGACWKQPEGPGSNLTGKDDHPVVHVSWDDAVAYCAWVGKRLPTEAEWEFAARGKLAGKRYPWGDEKPTDDNPRANIWQGEFPHHNTERDGHARTAPVKSFPPNGYGLYDMAGNVWEWCADWYRADAYDRLADRGTSADPQGPSDSWDPGEPWAPKRVTRGGSFLCHVSYCESYRPGARRGTTPDTGMSHIGFRCVRSA, from the coding sequence ATGGGTTCCAAATCCGTGCGCCGGGCCGCCAAACCCGAACCGCTTCCCGCCCCCAAACCGCGACCGAGTCGCCGGACGTTCATCCTCAGCGCGCTCGCAATGGGTGGATTCGGGGTAGCCTACGGGATTACCAAAAAGACCCAGACCCCGAAGTCCCCCGCACCGATCGACGCGGTCCCTCCACCCGGCGCACGCGACTCCGTTGGGATGAAGTGGATTCCCGGTGGCGAGTTCACAATGGGTTCGGCCGATTCCGCGCTCCCGCGGAACGAGCGCTCGGCCCATAAGGTGAAATTGACCGGCTACTGGATCGATGAAACCGAGGTCACCAATTCCGCGTTCCGGACGTTCGTTGAAGCGACCGGGTACGTCACGACGGCCGAGAAGAAACCCGACTGGGAGGAGATGAAGAAGTTCGTCCCGCCCGGCACCCCGAAACCGCCGGACGATCAACTCGTGGCGGGGTCACTAGTGTTCAAACAGCCCGCGCAGGCTGTACCCCTCAACGACGTTTCGCGGTGGTGGGCCTACGTTCCCGGGGCGTGTTGGAAGCAACCGGAAGGGCCAGGAAGTAATCTCACGGGAAAGGACGATCACCCCGTTGTTCACGTCTCGTGGGACGACGCGGTCGCGTACTGCGCCTGGGTGGGTAAGCGGTTGCCAACGGAGGCCGAATGGGAATTCGCCGCACGCGGCAAACTCGCCGGTAAGCGGTACCCGTGGGGGGACGAAAAGCCGACTGACGACAACCCGCGTGCGAACATCTGGCAGGGCGAGTTCCCGCACCACAACACCGAACGCGACGGTCACGCGCGAACCGCGCCGGTCAAGAGCTTCCCGCCGAACGGGTACGGCCTCTACGACATGGCCGGCAACGTGTGGGAGTGGTGCGCGGACTGGTATCGCGCGGACGCTTACGACAGGCTCGCGGACCGCGGAACGAGCGCTGATCCGCAAGGCCCGAGCGACAGTTGGGATCCGGGCGAGCCGTGGGCACCCAAGCGCGTGACGCGCGGCGGGTCGTTCCTCTGTCACGTCAGCTACTGCGAGAGCTACCGCCCCGGCGCCCGGCGCGGAACGACCCCCGATACCGGCATGTCGCACATCGGGTTCCGCTGCGTGCGATCTGCTTGA